atatatatatatatagaagtagATTTGAGTGAACAAAATATGCTCACAATATCACACTATATATAAGTTGTTAGTGGAAAAAAAACAGTAATTGTTATGAAAGTAATTCTTGCAaacaaaagtaattttttttaaaaatgttgttaaaaatataactattttttttatctGAGTTAAAAATATATAGCTGTTGTGTAATGTTAATTGgttatgaaatattattaaaatattaataaggGGAGAAACTGTTAAAATATAGCTGTTGGGTAAAGTTAGTTGActatgaaatattattaaaatattaataaagtaaCATTGAttgtattaaaatattataaaaaaaaaaattggagaaaAAATAAGGAGGTCGCCATTCTCTTCCCTATTCTGGTGAGGCAGTATAACTAGTGGCTGGACCTGCTACTTTTGATGATGACTCGCTATAATAGCTAGATATTAGCTTTGTGGGTCATGGTTGGAGATTCTAAGTGATGAACAAAACCTTCAATTAAGATTGCACTATAAACGTTAATGGAAAACCCATGAATGTGGGAAGAGAAAGAAAACTCAAGAACTTAAATATGAAGAACATCAATAGTGACTCAAAAACTTGAAGAAATTATATGGATTAAGAAAGGGGGAAAAATGAAACTTAAAACCTTAAGGAAGAAAAAGATCATCAATAGCAGACGGACATGAACATTAATGAATTAAGATGAACAGATTAAATGAACTTGGAATCTTAGAAGATGGGATAACATATGGATTTAATGAAAATTTAGTACATattgaaaattaaaatatataaaccaCACAAAAAGATTAATAtgttttttaacaaaaaaataataattcaaaacgTCCACTATTATATAAATTTCTCTAGTAAATATAGTAAAACCAACAATCAGAAGCATTGTTCCTTTGGACCCAGAGTAGATTGTCTTGACAAGTAACAAAATAGATTCAACGGAAATAGTACAACAGCAGGCCCATAAACCTTCCATGTTTATCATCAAACGTAGGCAACTGTAAGAAGCTTGATAATGAggagctttttttttttctttgctacGAATAATGAAGAGCTATTATACAGAGTAACCCGACCGATGCACTGGAAAGTTACAGAACAAATATTCAGTGACTTGATAAAAGTTATTAAAAGGAAAGAATTACGGACATTTCTGGTGCTAACGAAGGGAGCTTCCTCAGGCAGTCAAACTAATGTCTGTAAAGGCCAAGCAATGGCTTCTCTCTCTCTTCCACTCTCTTCTTTGCAGCCTCCCTTGCTTTGAGTGCAGCTGTTTCTTCTTTCGACACCACCTTAGGCCTCCCATCTAGCCTCTTTCTTTTGCCAACAGTAAGAGATGAAGGAGCACCTTTAACTGATCTCATGGGGTTTAAAGAAGCTGAAACAACTGGCCCAGGTGGAGGCCTTTCTTGACCTTTAGCGGCGTTTTTGTTTTCTTTAACTAGTCCTGACGATGAAGCTGAAACTGGCTTTTTAAAAATTGATTCTTTATATCCAGAACTTGATGCAAACTGAGGTGTTGAGCGTGCCTCTTCTTGTGACACCCACTTTCCTGTAACATTTTTtgcaaaatatataattaaaacatATACAAGATACATTTTAAGGAAAGGAATATAAacaactgagtgttagaaattaAGTTTAACGACGGCATCGTTATGTACCGATAGTATCAGAATAGTAGAAGCCTGAGTTTGGATCATAGTGAAAACCATTTGTTTGATTGTAATAATACCCTGAAGTGCTGTCATACTCCCATTCTGTCATCATTCATAGCTGTTTCAGTTTAAACAGTTCCAGATCAAAATAAAACCATGCTTGTTTGTATTGCTAGGACATTGTAAAagtaaaactaatttttttatcaaCAAATATATGCAGATTGTAAACTTACTCTCTTGATCATCTACATCTAATTCATGAGAATCTCTAGCCTCCTTAAAGTTTGCCACGTCCTTCTGATAGCTGCGCTTAGCTTTCTGCAGACATTTAAGATTACGGTAGATAATAAGCATTTGAATTTAGGAAACATTTGACAATATAATGCTAAATCTGCTTATATCCGTTTTTTATGATCTCAACATCCATGACCAAGGCGCAATTCCATATTCCTTCAAGCAAATCATTGACATTGACAACCATCTATATATAACACCTCACAAATTCCTGCTAATTAGTCAAACTTCCTTTTAAATGTGTCTATGTAGACTATTTGAAACCTCTCTCACAATTTCTCCTACAAGTAGTTCTTAAGCTAAACCTTAGTTGTCCTTCACCACAGAGCTGAGCTTAGTTACTTGCCTAGCTCCTGGAGTTTCAAATTTGTTCAGGTcattttatacataaaacaatCTCAAAATGCATTCTGATTTCTCAATTAATCGTCAACTGTGCCCTAATACATATCAACTAACATAGAAACTTCTTATAAAAAGAAGGCCAGAAGTTTTTTCTGAAGGTTTCCTACTACCGGGGAGGTTTGACGAATGAATACatgcatgtaaatatatattatttaaaaatatagttTATGCTTATTAAAGATGCATAATTTATCCACCAGCATATGAAATGAACAGAACTCATATCAAGTAacacattattaaaataaatagaaCTCCTAGTCACAAATGTTACTTTCCTCCTCACACTAGCTAAATTCTTAGGTACTACTGATTACTTCAACATAAAACAATCTTAATCCATATTCTGATTTCTTAGTTAAATTGTTAACCCCCTCTATATTATGTAAAAACTAATGGAAAAGGCCAGATTTTCTCGAGTATCCTATAACTGTACAACAGCAGTACATTGGGGAAAGAGTATTAAAGAAACACGATTTTGTCTACCAGCATATGAAGAGTTTTCTTATCAGCTAATATACTTCCAGACTAGAAGCCCTAGTCACAACTGATAAAACAGTAACCAAATTTGTCAGAATTGATACAATGCAAGCATTGCATTAATCAAGCCATATATAAAAGTACTCTATCTATTGATACTCACTGTTTCTATTTGCTCCAGAAGTCTGGCTGCTTCCTTTTCTTCCTTCTCCTTAGCAGCCTTGTCTTTCCGCATATCCGCAAGCTTCTTTGAAACATTATCTTTGTGACGCTGACCAAGTTCATGGTTTCTAATGCTAGTAGGGTTATTGGATATGTATATTTTGCAGAAGTCGCACCATTTGTTACCCTGGCTAACCCAATACTGCAAAATGGGAAACAAACCAATTAAGAAAAGCAAACAAATTTAACAGATTAAACTCTACCAAACCGGCTGCTATGGGTGAAATGAACTTAGAGAAGATGCCTTTGAATTGAAAATGAATCACTAGTTTCTGCATTAATACAAAACAAAGATATTCCACACTTCTCTCAGCAAATAACAGTTGTAGGATTGCATTTTGATCAAGAAACAGTTCTGTGAACACCCTCAATCAGTACACAAGGTTGATTGTTATGAATAAAAAATTTGAAACATAAAATGAAACGAATTCAACATAAATAACCCAAATTTTACTCAAATAAGGGTCAATTTACTACATCACAAACATACCCAAGTCAACAATTAATTTGCCCATCTATATAACAAGCTAGTCTGAAACCAAAAAGTTAGAAATTGAAAGTGGATCACAGGAAGAGAGATTACCTCAGTCATAGTTGCGAATTGGGTTTGTTAAATCAGACCGCCTAGGGCAACAAAAAGGAGATTTTGCGAGGCTGAAAGTACAAATCTGCGTCGATAGGTATGGCTAGTTCAAACTCGATTGTAGATGAGCAATGAATCGCACAGACACGGCAGCGATGGTATTACCGGTGACCGGAGGTCTTGGCTATGCACTATCGGAAAGGACGCGGGAATGCTTTGCCCGCCTTCGCGAAAGAATATTATGTGTATGTCCTTTACAAATTACAAGTAATTAACCCAAAATCGTCTATGGATGGCGTTTAAAATTTTAGGAACATGTATTGGTTACGTCTTACTAGGGCTGAGTTTAGTTGAAAACTACGAATGCTAGTAAAATTGAAGAATTAAaatcttttaaaatttaattaacgaGATTTTTAACCTGTTAGTACCAAAAGTTTGAATAAAGTGAAATAAATATTTCACTATATGAGCAACAAAGATCTTCACAACAGATTTACAAATTTAGCTCATTAAACAATATGTATTTGAATTTTAAAGTATACCATAAATTAATGATAGAATTTGAAAAAACTAATCTCCCCCATTGCTAGTTTCTCTTTTACTTAAACTCATCTTGTTTGACTTGAAATTATGAACAAGAGTTAAAAAAGATAGTAGAGTGAGGTAATTTTTTTTGGAACACCACACTATTGCAATGTGTATTTCAGAACTCAAAAACCATAACCCtgaaaattataatttatactggatatatacaaaataaaacaaaatgaatTAATAATGGTTATTGGGCCTTCAGTGTTGGACCAAAAAGTGTGTATAGGGATGCACAAAAGCTCCACGGGGACGGGGACCCGCGGGGATCCGCCCCTAATGGGGCGGGGATTCCCCGGCTTGGCGGGGATCGGGGCGGGGACGGGGCTAATATTCTTTACCCGATTCGGGGACGGGGCGGAGTCGGGGATAGTACTCCCCGCCCCATTTCGTCCCcgattatgtatatatatatatagtattaggAATTATATGTAGTATGTATAACGGTATAACTctatttctatatatataatattaattataattaagctAATTTCCTCTTTGATATATCGTTTAATGCATTAAATTTATGGTTTTATAACAATTAATGCATTAATTCAAATTACACTATTTCCTATATATTAAATACTCTAGTTGTTATAGAATATGGATGGACTCCAGCCACTCCACCGATTATGCTATTGCTAACTGTTTTATATGAATATGAAAAGTCTTTTTGAAGAGTGCACTTCAGAGACTAACCCTAAATAATTATTTCATATATATTTGATATTAGCCTTTCTATCTAGTCCACTCTCCAATCTTTAGTCCAACTACATTATATTTTTTCTGTAAAACAACAACCTGTTCATAACTTGTGAGTTGTGAGTCCTCGTGATCGTGAGTCTTAAACAGAGTAGGAAGCACTATATTTCTTAACAACTCGTGGCTGCATCAATAAGGAGGAGTAGACAAAGGAGATTATTCATTGACTAGAATGGTAAGTATTAAACTATTAGTATTATTATTGTATAAAGTACTCTGTTTATGTATATTATTTAATGATAAAAACAGAGCTTTTTATCTTTTACGGTCAATATACAATGCTCAATATAGACATTGATAAATTATATACTTGAAAAAggatttgtttatttatttatttattggcaAGTAACTACTATTAATCTTATATGTATGTGTGCATGAAGTTTTGaccacgtaattttatacataatCAACAAAAAGAATGACTTTTATATATACTCATATAGGTTTTGTACTTTAGTGGATGAGGGTAAGTCTAGAAAGATTGTCATATGACTATATGAGCCTAGAAAATTGCATATTgctattaaataatttatttaataaatatattataaactaGATAATGAATTGATATGCAAAacctgatatatatatatatatgtatattatatttttatacaaaacctaatatatattattacataGACGTATATGACACACTTGACACACTTTTTATTGGAGTATTCTAGTTtatctgtatatgcaaataatatagtgTATGTGAATATAAATGTACATCTTTTTAAGTTTTCGTAattaattttatatgtttaaaagtgTATACTTTGAATTTTTATAGGAAAAAATGACTGAGATTGGAAGTCCAAAAGAAGACACTCCATCAACGTATGGACAAAATGAAGGAATAATACCCACAGGACCTATTGACCTTGATTCATCAATTCCTTCATCTCCAAAAAATGATGAATCAATGACAGCAACCCAATCAAATGTTGATAGCGAGAAAACTGAGACAAAGAGAAAACTGACTTCCTTTGTTTGGAATCATTTCAAGAAGCAAAAAATTAATGGAGTTGACAAAGCTGTTTGCAACTATTGTCAAAAAATATTAGGAGGATCAAGCAAAAATGGAACAACACATTTGCGTGATCATTTTAACATATGTTCTCTTAGGAAGCATCGAGATATAAAACAATCAATCTTAAATCCAagtaagaagaaggatggaagtactTCACTAGCTGCTCACAACTTTGATCAAGAGTGTTCAAGACACAAACTTGCTAAAATGATTGTTTTGCATGAGTATCCACTCAATATGGTTGAACATCATGGATTTAGAGATTTTGTCAACTCTCTTCAGCCATTTTTCAAGAATGTATCTCGAAGTACTATTAGGAGGGATATATTGAAGATATATGAGAATGAGAAGACCAAGACAAAGAACTCAATTAGTGACAATTGTAGTAGAGTTGCAATCACAACTGACATGTGGACATCAAATAATCAAAAGAGAGGGTATATGGTGGTGACTGCACATTATATTGATGATTCATGGAATTTGCACAATCGAATTATCAGGTAATAAGATAATTTgtataatattttgtattttatgtGTATATTTAATATGAGTGTGTGCTAATTAATTACTTTTTATTATATGCATTCAGGTTTATATATGTGCCTGCCCCTCATACTGCTAAGTTATTAGCAAAAGTGTTGATGGAGTGTTTGGTTGAATGGTCTCTTGAACGTAAGTTGTCTACTCTTACTTTAGATAAATGTACTGTGAATATTGCCATGATGgatcaaatgaaagaaaaattgagaaatgCTTCTTTACTAATGAAAGGTGAATTAGTTCATATGAAATGTTCTGCTCATATCTTGAACTTGATTGTCCAACAAGGATTAGGAGCAATTCAAGGTGCCATAGAAACTATACGTGAGAGTGTAGTTTTTTGGACTGGTACTCCATAAAGAGTTGAAAAGTTTGAagaggctaagaaaggattatcAT
The genomic region above belongs to Humulus lupulus chromosome 1, drHumLupu1.1, whole genome shotgun sequence and contains:
- the LOC133797867 gene encoding zinc finger protein ZOP1: MTEYWVSQGNKWCDFCKIYISNNPTSIRNHELGQRHKDNVSKKLADMRKDKAAKEKEEKEAARLLEQIETKAKRSYQKDVANFKEARDSHELDVDDQEKWEYDSTSGYYYNQTNGFHYDPNSGFYYSDTIGKWVSQEEARSTPQFASSSGYKESIFKKPVSASSSGLVKENKNAAKGQERPPPGPVVSASLNPMRSVKGAPSSLTVGKRKRLDGRPKVVSKEETAALKAREAAKKRVEEREKPLLGLYRH
- the LOC133821915 gene encoding zinc finger BED domain-containing protein RICESLEEPER 2-like, whose translation is MTEIGSPKEDTPSTYGQNEGIIPTGPIDLDSSIPSSPKNDESMTATQSNVDSEKTETKRKLTSFVWNHFKKQKINGVDKAVCNYCQKILGGSSKNGTTHLRDHFNICSLRKHRDIKQSILNPSKKKDGSTSLAAHNFDQECSRHKLAKMIVLHEYPLNMVEHHGFRDFVNSLQPFFKNVSRSTIRRDILKIYENEKTKTKNSISDNCSRVAITTDMWTSNNQKRGYMVVTAHYIDDSWNLHNRIIRFIYVPAPHTAKLLAKVLMECLVEWSLERKLSTLTLDKCTVNIAMMDQMKEKLRNASLLMKGELVHMKCSAHILNLIVQQGLGAIQGAIETIRESVVFWTDVFSRLIHTEKNYKKEPSERDWLLAKVMCEKLKLFYHVTEMFSGTKYPTTNLFFSKICDIWLLLKECLKSSYDEIRIMASNMMDKFEQYWTSIHGILAIATVMDPRFKMKLIEYYFPKIYVGEYQNEVERIRMLCYDLVKEYKPNDGKENLPDPLSNASGVGGDSDGCVDPLAGYDLFVSSTSKVDTFKSELEFYLEEAVLPRSEEFDILAWWKTNGLKYPTLQQVARDVLAIPVSTVASESAFSTSGRHVTPCRNRLHPSMLEALVCTQDWLWDEKLDASQNEISHSTFFDDVEDDEAGPSFVDFDS